The following proteins come from a genomic window of Candidatus Bathyarchaeia archaeon:
- a CDS encoding CBS domain-containing protein yields MVKHVMIEDVVTAKTNITAKEAVRTLWERHIGSIVITDDKEKCIGIFTERDAIRMIASDVSLDTPIEQVMTKNVATIVKEASLEEARRLIISHGIRHVPVVDGEGKIVGMFSVRRLIDELYGLTATK; encoded by the coding sequence ATGGTAAAGCACGTAATGATCGAAGACGTGGTAACAGCGAAGACCAATATCACAGCCAAAGAAGCCGTCCGAACACTGTGGGAAAGACACATAGGCTCAATCGTCATCACGGACGACAAGGAAAAATGCATAGGAATCTTCACCGAGCGAGATGCCATAAGAATGATAGCTAGCGACGTCTCACTGGACACCCCCATCGAACAAGTGATGACGAAAAATGTCGCCACGATCGTAAAAGAGGCTTCTCTGGAAGAAGCAAGACGCCTCATAATCTCACATGGAATCCGACACGTTCCAGTAGTAGACGGCGAAGGAAAAATTGTGGGCATGTTCTCTGTCAGAAGACTCATCGATGAACTCTATGGACTCACCGCAACAAAATAG